In Vicugna pacos chromosome 1, VicPac4, whole genome shotgun sequence, a single window of DNA contains:
- the LOC116286182 gene encoding keratin-associated protein 22-1-like: MSFYNNYYGGLGYGYGGLGCGYGCGYGGYGYACYRPCCYGRYWSSGFY, encoded by the coding sequence ATGAGCTTCTACAACAACTACTACGGGGGCCTGGGCTATGGCTATGGTGGCCTGGGATGTGGCTATGGATGTGGCTACGGTGGCTATGGCTATGCCTGCTACCGCCCATGCTGCTATGGAAGATACTGGTCTTCTGGCTTCTACTGA